TAACCATAATCTATATTTCTTTGATAATTGATTTGCAGTTCATAGAGCAAGGGACTATATCGTTGTGGTTGAAGCACTCTTTGGTTCCATTCGGTAACCATTATCCAATTTCTGTTTTCCATAAAGGATTGTGAATAATACCCCTCTGGTCTTGCAATGGAATTCAACCAAGTATAGAAGCCGGGTTCTATGATGATTATTTCATACTCGGTCTCTTCATTGGCTATACGTATGGTATCTCCTTCTACTTGGTTAAAGGTTTCCTTTTCCTGTTCGGAAATAGATAAGGTTTCCTTGGTGCTTCCACAATAGCTCAATGAAATGACTATGAGGAATAAACTCACGACAACACCAATTTTTTTCAATAACACTAACATGTTCTTTTCCATAAACTTAAAATACAAAAAAGCCGTTTGAAATTTCAAACGGCTTTAGTTAAATTAGGTTAAATCTTATTTTATTTTCCGAATAGGCCTCCTAAAAGTCCACCAAGTCCACCTTTCTTTTTATTACTTCCTATAACCATACCTGCAACATCATCGAGAATACTTCCGTCACCGTCTGCATCCAGTAAAGTGGTAATCAAACTTTGGTTTTGTTGTGGCTGTCCCCCAAGCATACTTCCTAAAAGGGCGTTCATGCCGTTTGAATCGTTTACCTTGTTTTGAGAAGTTTCCCTTCCCAAATAGCCCATTACAATGGGCGCAGCTATTTTAAGAATTTGGCTTACCGCACCGGCATCCAATCCTGATTTCTGACTTAGGGCATTTTCTACTTGTGGTTGTTTTCCACCAAATACATGTCCCAATATTCCTGCTCCGTCATTCATGACCGAATCATCTACTCCACCTTGGAAAAGGCCGCCCAGATTGTCCAAAATACTACCGTCATGCTTGTTGTTCAAAGCACTCATCAAGCCGTCCGCACCACCTGATTTTACATTTTTCTTCATTGCTCCCAAAAGTAAGGGCATAGCCATGCTTAATACATCAGCAGTTTTGCTTTCCGGTTGATTGGTCTGTCCGGCAACACCGCTAATCACTTGTTTCCCTATCGGGCTATTCAATAAATCTAATAATCCTGCCATTTTTATAGTTAATTTAATGTTCTTCCCGAATTTACGAAAAGAGTTCAAAATATGAGCAATAGAGCACTATTTTAAATGTGAGATTATTTGCTCTGCAAGTTCAACGCCAATTCTATCCTGAGCCTCGTTTGTTGCCCCACCAATATGCGGGGTCAAAGAAATTTTAGGGTGCATCAATATTCTGATTTCCGGATTTGGTTCTGATTCGTAAACATCCATTCCGGCAAAGGAAACTTTGTCGTTTTCCAGGGCCTCTACCAAAGCTACTTCATCTATGACCCCTCCACGCGCTGCATTGATAATACCCACACCGTTCTTCATCATTTCGAACTCTTTTTTTCCTATGATATAGTTTTTTTGTGCAGGTACGTGAACGGTTATAAAGTCTGATTCCTTTAACAAAATATCCTTGTCCGTTTTCGTTAGATTGAAGGTGACGGATTGCCCGTCAAAAAAAGATAAGGTTAGCGAAACCTCTTCTAAAAGTGGGTCGAAAAACAAAACCTTCATTCCGGCACCTAGGGCTAATTTTGCAGTAGCTTGACCAATTCTACCAAAGCCAATTATTCCCAGAGTTTTACCGGCCAATTCCTTCCCCTTGCCATAGGATTTCTTTAGCTGTTTAAATCTACTATCACCTTCCAAAGGCATATTTCTATTGGCATCGTATAAAAATCTAACACCCCCATAGAGATGGGCAAATACCAATTCGGCTACGGATAGGGAAGAGGCGGCAGGAGTATTGATTACGTGGATACCTTTCTTTTTGGCATACTGTACATCAATGTTGTCCATACCAACACCACCCCTACCTATGAGTTTAAGTCCCGGGCAGGCGTCAATGAGTTGTTTGTTGACTTTGGTGGCACTACGCACCAATAGTCCGGATACGTCATTCTGGTTTATAAAATTACCAAGTTGTTCCTGGGCAACCGTGGTGGTTAAAACCTGAAATCCATTTTTTTCAAGAAGAGAAATACCCTTTTCGGATATTCCATCATTTGCCAATATCTTCATTCTTTTATGCTTTCCTTTCCATTTCGCTCATGACATCGACCAATACCCCAACGCTCTCAAGTGACAAGGCGTTGTACATACTTGCCCTATACCCACCTACGGAACGATGACCGTTTAGACCATTGATTCCGGCTTCCTTCAACATGGTATCAAAAGTTTCCTTAAGACCTTCCTCGGCCAGATTGAATGTTGCATTCATGATGGATCGGTCATTTTTATTGGCATAGCCCTCAAACACCGGGTTCAAATCAATTTCGGAATAAAGTAACTGTGCCTTTTTTTCGTTCAATTCCTCAATCGCAGCAATGCCTCCCAGATTCTTTAGCCACTCCAATGTCAACATGGATGTATAGACAGCAAAAACCGGAGGGGTATTGAACATACTCTCTTTGTTTATGTGCACCTGATAATCCAGCATGGAAGGAATTTTTCTAGAAACCTTGCCCAATATTTCTTCTTTGATTACAACTAGTGTGGTACCTGCGGGACCCATATTTTTTTGGGCACCGGCATAGATGAGATCAAACTTGGAAAAGTCTAGGACCCTTGAGAAAATATCGGAACTCATATCACATACCAATGGCGCATCAGTTGTAGGGAATTTTTTGAACTGAGTTCCGTAAATGGTATTGTTGGAGGTTAGGTGCAAAAAGTCTAAACCTGAAGGTACGGCATATCCTTTTGGGATATAATTGAAATTCTCGTCCTTGGACGAACCCACTTCAACCACTTCACCAAAGAGTTTTGCCTCTTTAATAGCCTTATCGCTCCAAGTTCCAGTATTCAAATATCCAGCTTTGGTTTCTAAAAGATTATAGGCTACCATCAAAAATTGCATACTGGCACCTCCCTGCAGAAATAGCACTTGATATCCTTTCCCTTCAAGCTGCAATAGTTCCAAAACTAGGGTGCGTGCACGCTCCATAATAGCGACAAAGTCCTTGCTACGATGGGAAATCTCTATTAGTGAAAGCCCGGAACCATTCAAGTCCATAACGGCCTCAGAGGCCTTTAATAAAACGTCTTTGGGTAAAATACAGGGGCCTGCACTAAAATTATGTTTCTTCATTTTTTTAATTGATTAGGAGGGTTTAAAGGTCAGAAATTTCTATGGATTAATAAGGATTGGAAGTTATTTATTCTAGGATGTTTTTAACA
This window of the Maribacter cobaltidurans genome carries:
- a CDS encoding D-2-hydroxyacid dehydrogenase, with the translated sequence MKILANDGISEKGISLLEKNGFQVLTTTVAQEQLGNFINQNDVSGLLVRSATKVNKQLIDACPGLKLIGRGGVGMDNIDVQYAKKKGIHVINTPAASSLSVAELVFAHLYGGVRFLYDANRNMPLEGDSRFKQLKKSYGKGKELAGKTLGIIGFGRIGQATAKLALGAGMKVLFFDPLLEEVSLTLSFFDGQSVTFNLTKTDKDILLKESDFITVHVPAQKNYIIGKKEFEMMKNGVGIINAARGGVIDEVALVEALENDKVSFAGMDVYESEPNPEIRILMHPKISLTPHIGGATNEAQDRIGVELAEQIISHLK
- a CDS encoding DUF6146 family protein is translated as MLVLLKKIGVVVSLFLIVISLSYCGSTKETLSISEQEKETFNQVEGDTIRIANEETEYEIIIIEPGFYTWLNSIARPEGYYSQSFMENRNWIMVTEWNQRVLQPQRYSPLLYELQINYQRNIDYGYEVNYKLYNYFIYFQRKYNQRLGPFLPRI
- the serC gene encoding 3-phosphoserine/phosphohydroxythreonine transaminase; amino-acid sequence: MKKHNFSAGPCILPKDVLLKASEAVMDLNGSGLSLIEISHRSKDFVAIMERARTLVLELLQLEGKGYQVLFLQGGASMQFLMVAYNLLETKAGYLNTGTWSDKAIKEAKLFGEVVEVGSSKDENFNYIPKGYAVPSGLDFLHLTSNNTIYGTQFKKFPTTDAPLVCDMSSDIFSRVLDFSKFDLIYAGAQKNMGPAGTTLVVIKEEILGKVSRKIPSMLDYQVHINKESMFNTPPVFAVYTSMLTLEWLKNLGGIAAIEELNEKKAQLLYSEIDLNPVFEGYANKNDRSIMNATFNLAEEGLKETFDTMLKEAGINGLNGHRSVGGYRASMYNALSLESVGVLVDVMSEMERKA
- a CDS encoding DUF937 domain-containing protein encodes the protein MAGLLDLLNSPIGKQVISGVAGQTNQPESKTADVLSMAMPLLLGAMKKNVKSGGADGLMSALNNKHDGSILDNLGGLFQGGVDDSVMNDGAGILGHVFGGKQPQVENALSQKSGLDAGAVSQILKIAAPIVMGYLGRETSQNKVNDSNGMNALLGSMLGGQPQQNQSLITTLLDADGDGSILDDVAGMVIGSNKKKGGLGGLLGGLFGK